Part of the Oerskovia paurometabola genome is shown below.
CGGATCGAGGTCCCGCTGTCGGACCACGAGCTCGCGGGCCTCCGGGCGTCCGCGGACTCGGTGCGCGCCGTCGCCAAGAGCTTCGGACTGTAGTCGTCCCCTCGGTGCCCGTGACGGGCGCCGGGCACGACGAAGGGGACGGCCCACCGGGCCGTCCCCTTCGTCGTGCTGAGCGCCGGTCCCTGGGGGCCGGCGGGACGCTGTGCTCAGAGGCTCCGCAGGACCGAGACGACCCGGCCGAGGATCTGGGCGTCGTCCCCCGAGATGGGCCGGTACGCCGCGTTGTGCGGCATGAGCCACACGTGCTTGTCGATGCGCTTGAACGTCTTGACGGTCGCCTCGCCGTCGATCATCGCGGCGACGATCTCGCCGTTCTCGGCGACGGGCTGGCGACGGACCACGACCCAGTCGCCGTCGCAGATCGCGGCGTCGATCATCGAGTCACCGGCCACGCGCAGCAGGAAGAGCTCGCCGTCGCCGACGAGCTGGCGGGGGAGGGGGAACACGTCCTCGACGACCTGCTCGGCCAGGATGGGACCACCGGCGGCGATGCGTCCCACGACGGGGACGTACGACGGCGTGGGGCGCTCGGGTGAGTCCTCGGTCGTGTCGATGCCCTCGACGCGCGGGAACGCGCTGCCGGGAAGCGCTGCGATGGACCGCGCGTCGTCGTGCTGGACGACCTCGATCGCGCGGGGGCGGTTGGGGTCGCGACGCAGGTAGCCCTTGCGCTCGAGCGTCGTGAGCTGGTGCTTGACGCTCGACGGGCTCGTCAGGCCGACGGCCTCGCCGATCTCGCGCATGCTCGGCGGGTAGCCCCGCTGGTCGACCGACGCGCGGATCGTCTCGAGCACGAGCCGCTGGCGCGGTGTGAGACCGTCCCCGCCCGTCGTGCCGTCGGGCAGCTCGTGCACCTTCGCGAGCCTGCCCGTGGTGTCGGCCACCCGTCCCGCCATCGTCGTCTCCGCCCTGCTCGGCCGTCTCGGTCCCTGTCCTGCGGAGGGGCGCCGCGAGCGGCACCGGCTCCTGAGCGTGGCCGCGGCGATCTCGTCAGCCCGGGGGCGGGACGTCCCACCCCCAGGCGTCCGACATATCGGACGACCAGTACTCGAACAGCGTAGGTCACGCGGCGACACGAATCAAACACATGTTCGAGCATGTCTCGACATCGGCGCCCGACGGTGATAGAAATCGTACAGATGTTCGACGAACAGGTGTTCGAACCGACCGGGGAAGGCGGTTCGGGCGCCACGGACGAAGGAGTGGCTATGAGTGCGATCACCGCGATGGGCGCGACGGACGGGTGGCGTGTCGAGCGTCGTCCTCAGGGGCAGGCCGAGGCTCCGCTGCGGCTGACCACGCGAGGCCGTGTCGTCCTGGTACTGCTCGTCGCGACGGTCCTCGCCCTCGGGGCCCTGTGGGGCGCCCGTGCGGTGGCGTCCGGCCCCGGCGAGCCGGTCGAGGTCCGGATCCACGTCGTCGAGGCGGGGGAGACCTTGTGGCAGCACGCGTCCGCCCTGGCATCGGGCGGCCGGGACGTGCGAGACGTGATGGCGGAGCTCGCCGAGCTCAACAACCTCTCGTCGACCGGGCTCCAGGTCGGGCAGCAGCTCCTGCTGCCGGTCGACCCCAACTTCGCGCGCTGACCGGTCGAGGGTTCCGTGCCGCTCAGGCGTCGGCAGCCCTTCGGCCCGGGGTGATTCTGCCCTCGCTGTGAGGACCCGTGCCCGGAGGGCTTGCGCAATCGCATTAGGTTCCCCTAAGTTAGTGCTGCCTCACCAACCCGGCTGGGGGGTCGGTCGGTGAGGAGGAGGCGCGCCAGCGCGTCTCCGCAGTTGCGTCGACGTTCGCGAGGCGAGTCGCGAACGTGAGATGGGGACGGGGGCGTCCCGACGGAGGTGGCCGATCATCGGCCACCTCCGTTCTCATGTGTGCTGACCGGCGTGTGGAACGCGTCGCGCTGTCTCGTCGTGGCGGGGCGTCTTGCGCCTCGTCAGGGTCGAGACATAGGTTCGGGACGCACCGTCCGTGGCGACCGCCACGGAGCACTCGCGCAGACCCACAGGAGTACCGCCTCATGCACTGTCCGTTCTGTCGGCACGCGGACTCCCGGGTCGTCGACTCGCGGACCTCCGACGACGGTGCCTCGATCCGTCGTCGCAGACAGTGCCCTGCCTGCAACCGCCGCTTCACGACGATCGAGACGGCGAGCCTGTCGGTCGTCAAGCGCTCTGGAGTGACCGAGCCGTTCAGCCGGGAGAAGATCGTGACCGGCGTGCGCAAGGCCTGCCAAGGGCGTCCGGTCAACGAGGACGACCTGGCGGTCCTCGCGCAGAAGGTCGAGGAGTCGCTCCGGGCCGGTGGTAGCGCGGAGCTGGACGCGTACGAGATCGGGCTGGCCATCCTCGGTCCCCTGCGGGAGCTCGACGAGGTCGCCTACCTGCGGTTCGCGAGCGTCTACCAGGCGTTCGACTCGCTCGAGGACTTCGAGTCGGCGATCAACTCCCTCCGGGCCGAGCGTGAGGAGCGCGAGGCGGCGTTCGGCGGTGCCGGGTCCGAGGCCGGCGCGTCGGACGACGAGCCTGCGGCCGACGTGGTCCCGGATCGCGCCTGATCCCTCGCTCGGGACCAGCAAGCGGTCGCGAGGGCCCTGCTAGAGGTCGCTCGAGCGCGCCGCCCAGATGTTGATGCCGGTGTCCAGAGGTCGACGGCTCCCGTCGGGCGTGAGCTCGGTCGTCACGGCGTCGATCGCCGTGAGCTCGTCGGTCGTGAAGGGCGGCGCGTCGAGGGCCGAGAGGTTGTCGTCGACCTGCGCCGTGGTCCGGGCCCCGACGAGGACCGACGTGACACGCGGGTCGCGCAGCGTCCAGGCGACCGCCGTCCGGGCGAGCGGCTCACCGCGGCCGGCCGCGACGTCGCGCAGCGCGCGGATCCGGGCCAGGTTCTCCGGGGCGAGGTGCTCGGGCCGCAGCGACGCCGAGCGAGCCGCGCGCGAGTCGGACGGTACGCCGTCGAGGTACCGGTCCGAGAGCATGCCCTGGGCCAGCGGCGAGAAGACGATCAGTCCGGTGCCCGAGTCGCCGGCGACGTCGAGCAGGCTGCGTCCGCTCGCGTCGGGCACCTCGATCCACCGGTTCAGCATCGAGTACGACGGCTGGTGCAGCACCAGGGGCAGGCCGAGGTCGTCGGCGACCGCGAGGGCCTCGGTCGTACGCCTCGCCGAGTACGAGGAGACGGCCGCGTACGTGGCCCGGCCCGAGGACACCGCCGTGGCGAGTGCACCGATCGTCTCCTCGAGCGGCGTGGTGGGATCGAACCGGTGGGAGTAGAAGACGTCCACGTGGTCGGTGCCGAGTCGGCGCAGCGACGCGTCGAGCGACGACAGCAGGTACTTGCGCGAACCGCCCTCGCCGTAGGGCCCTGGCCCCATGCGGTAGCCCGCCTTGGTCGAGATCAGGAGCTCGTCGCGATGCCCTCGGAGATCCGAGGCCAGCAGGCGCCCGAAGGCAGCCTCTGCGGACCCGGGCGGCGGCCCGTAGTTGTTCGCGAGGTCGAAGTGCACGACCCCCCGCTCGTGGGCGTGCAGGACCAGCTCGCGCTGCGCGGAGAAGGGCGTCGGCTCCCCGAAGTTCTGCCAGAGGCCGAGGGAGAGGCGGGGCAGGACGAGGCCGGAGCGTCCGGCACGGGCGAAGGGCATCCCGGAGCCCGGCTCCGGCGCTTTGTGCGACATGTCTCGACCGTACCCGGTGGTATTCGCTGGCGTTACCTCGCCGGGTGCGACAGGCTGGGGCACGGGAGCGCCCGACGGCGCGCCTGATCCACCGAGAGAAGGAGGCCCGCCGATGACGACGTCCAAGGACGAGACACCCGCGACCACGCCCAGCGAGGACGCCAAGGCGAAGTTCCGCGAGGCGCTCGACCGTAAGAACGCCGCGAGCCACCGCACTGCGGACGGCGGCTCGAACACGGGCTCCGTCCACGGGTCGGAGACCGTCGGACCTGTGCAGCGCACGTTCCGCCGCAAGTCCGGCTGAGTGGCGGCCGGGAACCTGCGAGGTTCCCCCGCACCTGCACGACATGAGGAAGGGGACCAGCCCGGCGGGCTGGTCCCCTTCCTCATGTCGTGCGGGATGCGGTCAGGACAGCACGCGCAGCTTGACGGTCGCGTCCATGGCCTGCAGCTCGTCGATGGCCGCGGGCAGGAGCTCTGCGCCGACGTCGGTCACCACGTAGCCGAGCTCGCCACGCGTCGCGAGCATCTGGCCCTCGATGTTCGTGCCGTGCTCGGCGAGGACCGCGTTCACGGCCGCGAGCACGCCCGGGGTGTTGCGGTGCAGGTGGGCGATCCGGCTGACGCCCGTGCTCTGCTCGAGCGCGAGGTTCGGCATGTTGACGCTGAGGGTCGTCGACCCGGTCGCGAGGTAGTCGCGGAGCTTCCCGGCGACGAACTGGCCGATGGACTCCTGCGCCTCCTCGGTCGAGCCGCCGATGTGCGGGGTGAGGATGACGTTCGGCAGGCCGCGCAGCTCCGAGTCGAAGTGGTCGCCGCGCTTCTTGGGCTCCTCGGGGAACACGTCGATGGCTGCGCCCGACAGGTGCCCGGAGAGGATCGCCTCGCGCAGCGCGACGGTGTCGACGACGAAGCCGCGCGAGAGATTGAGCAGGATCGAGCCCTGGCGCATGCGCGAGAGCTGCTTCTCGCCGAACAGGCCGGCGTTGCCACCGCGCCCGTCGACGTGGAGCGTGACGACGTCGGCCGTCTCGAGGAGCTCGTCGAGGCTGTCCATGCGGCGCGCGTTGCCCAGGGCGAGCTTCTCGGCCGTGTCGTAGAAGACGACCGACATGCCCAGCGCCTCGGCGACCACCGAGAGCTGCGTGCCGATGTTGCCGTACCCGATGATGCCCAGGGTGCGGCCGCGGACCTCGTGGGCGCCCTCGGCGGACTTGTCCCAGATGCCCTCGTGCAGCGCGCGGTCGCGCTCGGTCAGGCGGCGGGTCAGCGCGATGATCTCGGCGAGCGCGATCTCGACGACCGAGCGCGTGTTCGAGAACGGCGCGTTGAAGGTCGCGACGCCGTGCGACGCCGCGGCCTTGAGGTCGATCTGGTTGGTCCCGATGCAGAACGCGCCGATCGCGATCAGGTCCGGGGAGGACTCGATCACGCGGGCCGTGACGTTGGTCTTGGACCGGATACCGAGGATGTTCACACCCTCGAGGGCCTCGATCAGCTCGGACTCGTCCATGGCCCCGGTGCGCACGGTCACGTCGATACCGGCGGACTCGAGGATCGAGGTGGCGAGGGGGTGCAGGTTTTCAAGGAGGAGGGCGCGTAGCACGTGTCTATGGTGCGCCGAGTTGGTGCGAGCACCAAACGAGTCTTGTCCCTCGGACGACGCGATCTCCTCCGGTCAGTCGGCGAAGCCCTGGGGGAGGGGGCGTGAGTGCACCACCACGAGCCGCTGCGTCGGGCGGGTCATCGCGACGTAGAGCTCGGACGCCCCGGAGGTCGCCGCGAGGACGTCGGCGGGCTCCAGCAGGACGACCGCATCGAACTCGAGCCCCTTGGCCTGGGTCGGGCTCAGGACCGTGAGCGCGGCTCCCAGGGCGCCCTCGACCTCGGCCGCGGAGCCGGTGAGCAACGGGTCGGTCAGGTGGACGCGGGTCAGGTGCTCGCGCACGTCCGTCAGCCGGTGCGCCGGCGCGACGACCGCGACCCGGCCTGCGCCGTCGGGCCCGACGAACTCCGCCAGGGCCGACCGGACCCGGGCGGCCACCTCGGCCAGCGGGTCCTCCCCGCCCGCTACGGGGGACAGGACGAGCGCCCCCGGGACGTCGCGTGCCGAGGTGAGCGAGGACGTCGGGAGACGGTGGGCCGCGGCGAACCGCTGTGCGGTGTCGGCGATCTGCGTGGGTGTGCGGTAGTTGACCGTGAGGGTCGCGAGGCGCCACGAGCTGCGCAGCAACGGGTCGAGCATGCTCGCCCACGACCGTGCTCCCGCGAGCGAGGACGTCTGGGCGACGTCGCCGACGATGGTCATCGACCGGGTGGGGCAGCGCCGCACCAGGGCCCGCCACGCCATCGCGGACAGCTCCTGCGCCTCGTCGACCACGACGTGCGCGTAGGTCCACGTGCGGTCCTGGGCCGCGCGCTCGGCCGTGGTCAGGCGAGAACCGCCCCCGGCGAACCGGTCGGCGAGGATCTCCGCACCGACGATCCCGCCGCCGGCACCGGACGACTCGAGGACCTGCCGTGCGTAGTCGAGGCTGGCCGCCCGTTCGGCCGCCTCGGCCTTGGCCTGGGCGCGCGCGGCCTGGTCGTCCTCGCCCAGGAGCTCCGCGGCCTCGTCGAGGAGCGGCACGTCCGCCGGGGTCCACGGGGAGCCCTTGGGGCGCACCAGCGCCGCACGGTCCGCGCGCGACATGTCGGGCGCGGCCTCGGCGAGGCGGTGCGGCTTGACGAACAGGTCCTCGATCAGGCGTTCGGGCGTCAGGGGCATCCAGGCGAGGTTGAGCGCGATCCGGATCTCTCGCTGGCGCCGCAGGTCGTCGATCACCTCGGCCCGCTCCTCGGGCGCGACCGGCCCGCCGAGCTCCGCGAGGTACTGGTCCGCGAGCCGACCCAGCATCTCGCGCACGAACGGGACGCGCGCGAGGTTGTGCGGCTTGTGCGTGCGGTGGGCCTTCGCGATCGCGTCGCGCACGTCGGAGCGGCGGATCACGAGATCGTGGCCGTCGATACGCAGGTGCTGGTCCGCGGCGGGCACGCGCTGGCGTGCGCGGACCGCGCGCTGCACGACCTTGGCCCACGACGCGCGCCCCTTGATCCGGGCGACCTCGGGCGACTCCTCCCCGTCCGCGACGAGCCCCGGCAGGAGCTCGGAGATGGTCGTGCTCACGACGCCCGTCTCACCGAGCGAGGGCAGGACCTGGTCGATGTAGTGCAGGAAGGACAGGCTCGGCCCGACGAGGAGCACGCCCGAGCGTTCGAGCAGGCGGCGGTGGGCGTACAGCAGGTAGGCCGCCCGGTGCAGCGCCACGGCCGTCTTGCCCGTCCCGGGGCCGCCCTGGACCACGAGCGCCCCGGCGAGCTCCGAGCGGATGATCGCGTCCTGCTCGGCCTGGATCGTGGCGACGATGTCGCCCATGCGGCTCGTGCGCCCGGCCGCCATGGCCGCGAGCAGCGCGCCCTCGCCCGAGAGGTTCGAGTCGGCCGCGGCGCCCGAGGAGAGGTCGAGGACCTCGTCCTCGACGCCCGTGACCGAGCGCCCCTTGGTCACGAGGTGGCGACGGCGACGAACGCCGTCCGGGTGGGCCGCCGTCGCGCGGTAGAACGACTGCGCGGCAGGTGCGCGCCAGTCCGTGAGGATCGACGCGTGGTCCTCGTCGGACAGGCCGATGCGCCCGACGTACCGGGTCGCGCCGTCGTCCAGGTCGAGACGACCGAACGCGAGCCGGTCCTCGACCGCCTCGAGCTGGGCGAGCCGGTCCTCGTAGAGGGTCGCGAAGGCGTCGCGCTCGCTGCGGTTCTGCGGAGAACCCGAGGGGCCCGACCGGCGCACGCCGGCGAGCCGTGAGCGGGTCGAGGCACGCAGCTCGTCGAGACGGGCGTAGAGCGTGTCGACGACGACCTGCTCCCTGCTGATCTCGTGCCGACGGTCCGGCGTCGGGGCGTCCCGCTCCGGCCGGACCTGCTCGTCGGTGGTCGGCGCCCCGCTCGTCCGGTCGCTCGTCTCGCGCACGCTGTTCCGTCCTGTCGTCTCGTCCCTCGCGGTCCGCTCGCGCACCCCGCGACGCAGCCGTCCATTATTGCCGATCCAGGGCGCCCCGGTCGCCATCGACGTCGTGCGTGGACACGCTCTCCCGCGACGCCCGGGACCGTGCGGCGGGGACCCCGCCTCCCAGCACGAGACGCCCGCGTCCTCTACGATCGGGAACCATGGCGACTGTCGGAGGCGCGCGTCGTGGTGACTGAGCCCTTGTCGCCCCGTCCGGAGGGAGGGGCTCCGGGTGTCCTGTCCCCGGAGGACCTCCTGCGCGTCCTGCTGGTCGAGGACGACGACGGGGACGCGATCCTCGTCGAAGAGCTCCTCGACGACGCCCGGGTCAAGGTCGAGCTGCACCGCGCACGGAGCCTCGACGTGGCCCTCGAGATGCTGCGCCTGCACGACGTGCACTGCGTCCTGCTCGACCTCGGTCTCCCGGACGCCGTCGGGCTCTCCGCCGTCGAGCGGCTCCAGTCCCGTCAGGACCCGCCCGCGCTGGTCGTGCTCACCGGGCACACCGGGATCGACCTCGGGGTCCAGGCCGTCGCGGCGGGCGCGGACGACTACCTGGTCAAGGGAGAGGTGGACGGCGACCTCCTGGGGCGCTCGGTCCGCTACGCCGTCCAGCGCCGTCGCTCCAAGGAGCAGCAGCGCGCGCTCTACCGCAGCGAGGTGCGCGCGGCCGAGACCGCCCGGCTCGAGCACGCCCTGCTGCCCAAGCCGCTCGTGACCGACGAGTCGATCGCCGTGATGGTGGGCTACATCCCCGGCGGCAACGGCCTGCTGGGCGGAGACTTCTACGACGCCGTGGAGCGCCCCGACGGACGGGTCCTGTGCCTGATCGGGGACGTCGCGGGGCACGGCCCGGACGAGGCGGCGCTCGGCGCGACCCTGCGCACCGCGTGGCGCACCCTCGTCCTGTCGGACGTCGACCCTGCCGAGATCCTTCCCCTCGTCGAACGGGTCCTGATCCCCGAGCGAGCCAGGCCCGAGGTCTTCGTGACCCTCTGCCAGGTCGTCATCTCGCCGGACCGCACCGGCGTGGACCTCTTCCTCGCGGGACACATGTCCCCGCTGCTCCTGCAGGACTCCTGCACGGAGCTTCCGACGACCTCGCGCGGCCGGGCGCTCGGCATCCCCGTCACGGGCGGGTGGCGCGCCGAGCGCGTCCCGCTCGAGGCTCCCTGGGCGCTCATGCTCTACACCGACGGCCTGATCGAGGCGACCCTCGCCGAGGACGCACAGGCCACCACGGGCGCGGGGACCGACGCGCCCCCCGTCGGGGGCACGCCCGGGCGTCGGGAACGCCTCGGCGTCCACGGTCTCGTCGCGGCCGTCGACACCGAGCTCGCGCACGGCGGGGAGGGACTCGTCGAGAGGCTCTTCCGACGGGTGCGAACCCTGCACGGCGGGCCCCTCGCGGACGATGCCGCGGTGCTCGTGATCGGATGGGGCGGCCCGGACCAGGACACGCGGGGCGAGCGGACCGCGACGCTCGCCGACTCCGACGAGTGGTCGCAGTGAGCGGACCGACCTCGACCGGACCGGTCGACGCGCCCGGGACCGCGCCCCTCGACGCTCCGGCACCGGAGAGGCCCGCGCCCGACGGGCCCGCGCCCGAGGGGCCCGCGCCCGACGGGCCCGCGCCCGAGGGGCCCGCGCCCGAGGCGCGGGACGAGGCGACCACCACCGAACCTCCCTCGGGTCCGTCGCTGCGGCGCCGGCTCGGCCGGCTCCTCGCGCTCGCCGCCGCGATCCTCCTCGCGGTGGTCTGCCTCTCGGTCGTCGCCCTGGTCAACGTCGTGCGCTACCAGGACGAGGTCACGAACCCGTACTTCACCGCCGTCACGCAGGCCGACAGCGCGTACGTGACCCTGATCGACGCCGAGTCCTCGGTCCGGGGCTACCTGGCCACGCGTACCGCCCTGAGCCTCGAGGCCTTCGAACGCTCGCTCGAGAACGAAGGAGCCGGCGCGATCCACGACGACCTCACGGCCGAGCGCGTCACGAGGTCGCCGCAGGTCGCGACGGCGCTCGACCACGCGACCCGAGCCGTCCAGGACTGGTCGTCCGGGTACGCGGTACCGATGGTCGAGAAGGTGCGGCAGGACGGCCCGGACGCGGTCACGACCGACGAACGGCTCGAGGGTGCCCGACTCTTCGAGCAGGCCCGCACCGCGACGCGGGAGTACATCTCGGTGCTGCGCGAGGTCCGGGAGGAGAAGGTCCGATCCCTCGAGATCTGGACGCAGGTGCTGTTCGGCTCGGTCGTCGTGCTCGTCGTCGCCGCGATCCTCGTCGGGGGGTTCCTCTGGAGCGTGCTCAAGCGCTGGATCACCGACCCCGTCACGACGCTCGCCCACCAGGTCCGCGTCGTGAGCGACGGGAACCTGCGCCAACCCGTCGCCGTCCAGGCACCGGGAGAGATCGGGGCGCTCGCGGTCGACGTCGAGCACATGCGCCGAGAGCTCGTGAGCCAGGTCGCGGAGATCCGCTCGTCGCACGAGGAGGTCGAGCACTCGCACGAGATGCTCGCGGCGCAGGCGCAGGAGCTGGCGCGCTCCAACCGCGACCTGGAGCAGTTCGCGTACGTGGCCTCGCACGACCTGCAGGAGCCGTTGCGCAAGGTCGCGTCGTTCACCCAGCTGCTGCAGAAGCGGTACGGGGGGCAGCTCGACGACCGCGCCGACCAGTACATCGAGTTCGCGGTCGACGGCGCGAAGCGCATGCAGCGCCTCATCCAGGACCTGCTGGGTTTCTCGCGCGTCGGGCGCACGGGGACCGAGAGGGGGCCCGTGGACCTCGAGAAGTCCTTCGCCGTGGTGCTCTCCGACCTCGAGGAGAAGATCGCGACGACCGGCACGAGCGTGACCCACGACCCCCTGCCCACGGTGCGCGGGGAGCGGGCGCTGCTCGAACAGCTCTTCGTCAACCTCGTCGGCAACGCGATCAAGTTCCGGGACCCCGAGCGTCCCCCCGTGGTGCACGTCGCGGTCCGCTCGCTCGACACCGCCTGGGAGTTCGCGGTGTCCGACAACGGCATCGGCATCGACGCGCAGTACGCGGAACGGGTCTTCGTGATCTTCCAGCGCCTGCACCCCAAGGACGTCTACGAGGGGACCGGGATCGGTCTGGCACTGTGCAAGCGGATCGTCGAGTACCACGGGGGCAGGATCTGGATCGAGCAGACCCCGGGAGGCGGCACGACGGTCCGGTTCACGATCGCGCACCAGTACGACCCGGTCGGGGCCGCCCCGTCCGCGCCGTCGGCGGGGTGAGGACCGACCGCGTCGCTCGCCCGTCGGCGCGCGCAGCCGCGCCCGGACGTCTCGCGTCGACTAGGCTCACGGCGTGGCTCCGGAGGACCGGGGCCCGACGACGAGGAACGGCGCGGTGGACGACATGAGCAACGGGCACAAGGTGATCGACGTCCTGCTGGTCGAGGACGACCCCGGTGACGTGCTCATGACGCGTGAGGCCTTCGAGGACCACAAGGTCACCAACCGTCTCTCGGTCGTCAGCGACGGCGTGAGCGCGATGGCGTTCCTGCGCAAGGAGGGGGAGTACGCCGACGCCCCGACGCCCGACCTGAACCTGCCGCGCATGGACGGTCGCGAGGTGCTCGGCGAGCTCAAGTCCGACCCTGCGCTGCGGCAGATCCCGGTGGTCGTGCTGACGACGTCGGAGGCCGAGGAGG
Proteins encoded:
- the lexA gene encoding transcriptional repressor LexA, with protein sequence MAGRVADTTGRLAKVHELPDGTTGGDGLTPRQRLVLETIRASVDQRGYPPSMREIGEAVGLTSPSSVKHQLTTLERKGYLRRDPNRPRAIEVVQHDDARSIAALPGSAFPRVEGIDTTEDSPERPTPSYVPVVGRIAAGGPILAEQVVEDVFPLPRQLVGDGELFLLRVAGDSMIDAAICDGDWVVVRRQPVAENGEIVAAMIDGEATVKTFKRIDKHVWLMPHNAAYRPISGDDAQILGRVVSVLRSL
- a CDS encoding LysM peptidoglycan-binding domain-containing protein — encoded protein: MSAITAMGATDGWRVERRPQGQAEAPLRLTTRGRVVLVLLVATVLALGALWGARAVASGPGEPVEVRIHVVEAGETLWQHASALASGGRDVRDVMAELAELNNLSSTGLQVGQQLLLPVDPNFAR
- the nrdR gene encoding transcriptional regulator NrdR, whose translation is MHCPFCRHADSRVVDSRTSDDGASIRRRRQCPACNRRFTTIETASLSVVKRSGVTEPFSREKIVTGVRKACQGRPVNEDDLAVLAQKVEESLRAGGSAELDAYEIGLAILGPLRELDEVAYLRFASVYQAFDSLEDFESAINSLRAEREEREAAFGGAGSEAGASDDEPAADVVPDRA
- a CDS encoding aldo/keto reductase, which translates into the protein MSHKAPEPGSGMPFARAGRSGLVLPRLSLGLWQNFGEPTPFSAQRELVLHAHERGVVHFDLANNYGPPPGSAEAAFGRLLASDLRGHRDELLISTKAGYRMGPGPYGEGGSRKYLLSSLDASLRRLGTDHVDVFYSHRFDPTTPLEETIGALATAVSSGRATYAAVSSYSARRTTEALAVADDLGLPLVLHQPSYSMLNRWIEVPDASGRSLLDVAGDSGTGLIVFSPLAQGMLSDRYLDGVPSDSRAARSASLRPEHLAPENLARIRALRDVAAGRGEPLARTAVAWTLRDPRVTSVLVGARTTAQVDDNLSALDAPPFTTDELTAIDAVTTELTPDGSRRPLDTGINIWAARSSDL
- a CDS encoding DUF5302 domain-containing protein, which codes for MTTSKDETPATTPSEDAKAKFREALDRKNAASHRTADGGSNTGSVHGSETVGPVQRTFRRKSG
- the serA gene encoding phosphoglycerate dehydrogenase; the protein is MLRALLLENLHPLATSILESAGIDVTVRTGAMDESELIEALEGVNILGIRSKTNVTARVIESSPDLIAIGAFCIGTNQIDLKAAASHGVATFNAPFSNTRSVVEIALAEIIALTRRLTERDRALHEGIWDKSAEGAHEVRGRTLGIIGYGNIGTQLSVVAEALGMSVVFYDTAEKLALGNARRMDSLDELLETADVVTLHVDGRGGNAGLFGEKQLSRMRQGSILLNLSRGFVVDTVALREAILSGHLSGAAIDVFPEEPKKRGDHFDSELRGLPNVILTPHIGGSTEEAQESIGQFVAGKLRDYLATGSTTLSVNMPNLALEQSTGVSRIAHLHRNTPGVLAAVNAVLAEHGTNIEGQMLATRGELGYVVTDVGAELLPAAIDELQAMDATVKLRVLS
- a CDS encoding HelD family protein, with the translated sequence MSREQVVVDTLYARLDELRASTRSRLAGVRRSGPSGSPQNRSERDAFATLYEDRLAQLEAVEDRLAFGRLDLDDGATRYVGRIGLSDEDHASILTDWRAPAAQSFYRATAAHPDGVRRRRHLVTKGRSVTGVEDEVLDLSSGAAADSNLSGEGALLAAMAAGRTSRMGDIVATIQAEQDAIIRSELAGALVVQGGPGTGKTAVALHRAAYLLYAHRRLLERSGVLLVGPSLSFLHYIDQVLPSLGETGVVSTTISELLPGLVADGEESPEVARIKGRASWAKVVQRAVRARQRVPAADQHLRIDGHDLVIRRSDVRDAIAKAHRTHKPHNLARVPFVREMLGRLADQYLAELGGPVAPEERAEVIDDLRRQREIRIALNLAWMPLTPERLIEDLFVKPHRLAEAAPDMSRADRAALVRPKGSPWTPADVPLLDEAAELLGEDDQAARAQAKAEAAERAASLDYARQVLESSGAGGGIVGAEILADRFAGGGSRLTTAERAAQDRTWTYAHVVVDEAQELSAMAWRALVRRCPTRSMTIVGDVAQTSSLAGARSWASMLDPLLRSSWRLATLTVNYRTPTQIADTAQRFAAAHRLPTSSLTSARDVPGALVLSPVAGGEDPLAEVAARVRSALAEFVGPDGAGRVAVVAPAHRLTDVREHLTRVHLTDPLLTGSAAEVEGALGAALTVLSPTQAKGLEFDAVVLLEPADVLAATSGASELYVAMTRPTQRLVVVHSRPLPQGFAD
- a CDS encoding PP2C family protein-serine/threonine phosphatase; translation: MVTEPLSPRPEGGAPGVLSPEDLLRVLLVEDDDGDAILVEELLDDARVKVELHRARSLDVALEMLRLHDVHCVLLDLGLPDAVGLSAVERLQSRQDPPALVVLTGHTGIDLGVQAVAAGADDYLVKGEVDGDLLGRSVRYAVQRRRSKEQQRALYRSEVRAAETARLEHALLPKPLVTDESIAVMVGYIPGGNGLLGGDFYDAVERPDGRVLCLIGDVAGHGPDEAALGATLRTAWRTLVLSDVDPAEILPLVERVLIPERARPEVFVTLCQVVISPDRTGVDLFLAGHMSPLLLQDSCTELPTTSRGRALGIPVTGGWRAERVPLEAPWALMLYTDGLIEATLAEDAQATTGAGTDAPPVGGTPGRRERLGVHGLVAAVDTELAHGGEGLVERLFRRVRTLHGGPLADDAAVLVIGWGGPDQDTRGERTATLADSDEWSQ
- a CDS encoding sensor histidine kinase; protein product: MSGPTSTGPVDAPGTAPLDAPAPERPAPDGPAPEGPAPDGPAPEGPAPEARDEATTTEPPSGPSLRRRLGRLLALAAAILLAVVCLSVVALVNVVRYQDEVTNPYFTAVTQADSAYVTLIDAESSVRGYLATRTALSLEAFERSLENEGAGAIHDDLTAERVTRSPQVATALDHATRAVQDWSSGYAVPMVEKVRQDGPDAVTTDERLEGARLFEQARTATREYISVLREVREEKVRSLEIWTQVLFGSVVVLVVAAILVGGFLWSVLKRWITDPVTTLAHQVRVVSDGNLRQPVAVQAPGEIGALAVDVEHMRRELVSQVAEIRSSHEEVEHSHEMLAAQAQELARSNRDLEQFAYVASHDLQEPLRKVASFTQLLQKRYGGQLDDRADQYIEFAVDGAKRMQRLIQDLLGFSRVGRTGTERGPVDLEKSFAVVLSDLEEKIATTGTSVTHDPLPTVRGERALLEQLFVNLVGNAIKFRDPERPPVVHVAVRSLDTAWEFAVSDNGIGIDAQYAERVFVIFQRLHPKDVYEGTGIGLALCKRIVEYHGGRIWIEQTPGGGTTVRFTIAHQYDPVGAAPSAPSAG
- a CDS encoding response regulator — protein: MSNGHKVIDVLLVEDDPGDVLMTREAFEDHKVTNRLSVVSDGVSAMAFLRKEGEYADAPTPDLNLPRMDGREVLGELKSDPALRQIPVVVLTTSEAEEDVVRSYSLHANAYVTKPVDFDRFIDVVRQIDDFFVTVVRLPAR